From a region of the uncultured Desulfovibrio sp. genome:
- a CDS encoding sulfite exporter TauE/SafE family protein, with protein MSFGRQVYEFLLSSSQAYAKWDLEVSTSILKSRKKLLILLALAVPILAGCFAEAYEYHEMLGGKSAYAPAFYTNTIFLASIAVGLAAGLITGCIGAGGGFIITPALMAAGVKGILAVGTDLFHIFAKAIMGTTVHKKLGNVSTKLAIAFLVGSGAGTVIGGAINKGLYNADPLLSELFISTIYAVLLGFLGFYALFDFLKSSRGAAAANQDAHGGSAGMTGVALKLQALAVPPMITFDEDLIPGGRRISGWIVAAGGVIVGMLAAIMGVGGGFVTFPMFVYIFGVSSMTTVGTDILQIIFTAGFASIGQYAIYGYVFYTLAVGMLLGSLLGIQVGALTTKVVKGIHIRGFYAISIIAGFINRAATLPKKLVELEVLNWSPSVVGIIEDVGNVVFWVVVAFFGIWVFSKFFFNLGKLRGEA; from the coding sequence ATGAGTTTTGGCAGACAGGTGTATGAGTTTCTGCTGAGCAGCTCCCAGGCTTATGCCAAATGGGATTTGGAAGTCTCCACTTCCATTCTCAAAAGCAGGAAAAAGCTGCTCATCTTGTTGGCACTTGCAGTTCCCATTCTGGCGGGCTGCTTTGCCGAAGCCTATGAGTATCACGAAATGCTGGGCGGAAAATCCGCCTATGCCCCGGCTTTTTACACCAACACAATCTTTTTGGCATCCATTGCCGTTGGCCTTGCAGCCGGTCTGATCACCGGGTGTATCGGTGCTGGCGGCGGCTTCATCATTACTCCTGCCCTTATGGCGGCGGGCGTGAAAGGCATTTTGGCGGTGGGTACTGACCTGTTCCACATTTTCGCCAAAGCCATCATGGGCACCACGGTGCACAAAAAACTGGGCAACGTTTCCACCAAGCTGGCCATCGCCTTTCTTGTAGGCTCCGGCGCGGGAACAGTTATTGGCGGCGCGATCAACAAAGGGTTGTACAACGCTGACCCGCTGCTTTCCGAACTGTTCATCAGCACCATTTACGCCGTGCTGCTGGGTTTTCTTGGCTTTTATGCCCTGTTTGACTTTTTGAAGAGCTCCCGCGGCGCCGCCGCGGCGAATCAGGACGCGCACGGCGGCAGCGCCGGTATGACAGGCGTTGCCCTGAAGCTTCAGGCTCTGGCCGTGCCGCCCATGATCACCTTTGACGAAGACCTCATTCCCGGCGGCCGCCGGATCTCCGGCTGGATCGTTGCCGCGGGCGGCGTCATCGTGGGCATGCTGGCCGCCATCATGGGCGTGGGTGGCGGTTTCGTCACCTTCCCCATGTTCGTGTACATCTTCGGCGTGTCGTCCATGACCACCGTTGGTACCGACATTCTGCAGATTATCTTTACCGCTGGTTTTGCCTCCATCGGCCAGTACGCCATTTACGGTTACGTGTTCTACACGCTGGCTGTCGGCATGCTGCTTGGTTCGCTGCTGGGCATCCAGGTGGGCGCTCTGACCACCAAGGTAGTCAAAGGCATCCACATTCGCGGTTTTTACGCCATCTCCATCATTGCCGGCTTCATCAACCGTGCGGCCACCCTGCCCAAGAAGCTCGTTGAGCTTGAAGTGCTGAACTGGTCGCCCAGTGTGGTGGGCATTATTGAAGATGTGGGCAACGTAGTTTTCTGGGTTGTCGTTGCTTTCTTCGGCATCTGGGTGTTCAGCAAGTTCTTCTTCAACCTCGGCAAGCTTAGAGGGGAGGCCTGA
- a CDS encoding YkgJ family cysteine cluster protein: MSSDASRELLDSLPELKPDETFCFDCNPDVPCFNRCCAELTLPLTPYDVLRLRRNLGLGSEDFLGTFTTLRSFPDTGFPLPMLRMLDGPDEPCPFVTPAGCSVYEDRPGACRYYPLGRGTKMAANGVSERFFVVREPHCLGFDKGTVRTPHQWLENEELRPFNTSNDRYMRLMAMVRATGQPLEPRLVTMIVLCLFQIDKFRELITNMRVFSHVDISDQRKADIMQDSQHGDEAALDFGLDWMELVIFGQSQGLTKK, encoded by the coding sequence ATGTCCTCTGATGCCAGCCGTGAACTTCTCGACAGCCTGCCCGAACTGAAACCTGACGAAACATTCTGCTTTGACTGCAACCCAGATGTCCCCTGTTTCAACCGTTGCTGCGCAGAGCTGACCCTGCCCCTGACCCCTTACGACGTGCTACGCCTGCGGCGTAATCTGGGCCTTGGCAGCGAGGACTTTCTTGGCACCTTTACCACCTTGCGCTCGTTTCCCGACACAGGCTTTCCCCTGCCCATGCTGCGCATGCTTGACGGCCCGGACGAACCCTGCCCCTTTGTGACCCCTGCGGGCTGCTCAGTGTACGAAGACAGGCCCGGCGCATGCCGCTACTACCCCTTGGGGCGCGGCACAAAAATGGCGGCAAACGGCGTTTCAGAACGCTTCTTTGTGGTGCGCGAGCCCCACTGCCTTGGTTTTGACAAAGGCACCGTGCGCACCCCCCATCAGTGGCTGGAAAACGAGGAGCTAAGGCCCTTCAACACTTCCAACGACCGCTATATGCGCCTCATGGCCATGGTACGGGCAACGGGTCAGCCACTTGAACCCCGGCTGGTAACTATGATAGTGCTATGCCTGTTTCAGATCGACAAGTTCCGCGAGCTTATCACAAACATGCGCGTGTTCTCGCATGTGGACATAAGCGACCAGCGCAAGGCGGACATCATGCAAGACAGCCAGCACGGCGATGAGGCCGCGCTTGATTTCGGGCTGGACTGGATGGAGCTTGTCATCTTTGGCCAGAGCCAGGGCCTGACAAAAAAATAG
- the hisG gene encoding ATP phosphoribosyltransferase, producing the protein MSADTMPIIKLGVPKGSLEEATINLFERAGWKIRKHTRNYFPDINDPQITASLCRVQEIGEYIEAGVLDVGITGLDWLTERNHEDKVVRVSDLVYSKTSNRPCRWVLAVAGDSPYQKAADLAGKRIATELQGLTQRYFDREGVKVDVFYSWGATEAKVVEGLADGIVEVTETGTTIRAHGLRIIDEVMVSYPVLIANKKAWEDPAKRAKIEQLDLLLQGALKAENLVALKMNAPANNLAAILEMLPSLNSPTVSPLRDTHWLSVESVVQIDVVRDLIPRLRLAGAEGIIEYALNKVI; encoded by the coding sequence ATGAGCGCGGATACCATGCCCATCATCAAGCTTGGCGTGCCCAAGGGCTCGCTGGAAGAAGCCACCATCAACCTTTTTGAACGCGCGGGCTGGAAAATCCGCAAACATACGCGCAACTATTTTCCCGACATCAACGACCCGCAGATCACCGCTTCGCTCTGCCGTGTACAGGAAATCGGCGAATACATTGAAGCTGGCGTGCTGGACGTGGGCATCACCGGCCTCGACTGGCTGACCGAACGCAACCACGAAGACAAAGTAGTACGCGTTTCCGACCTTGTATATTCCAAGACCTCCAACCGCCCCTGCCGCTGGGTGCTGGCCGTGGCGGGCGATTCGCCCTATCAAAAGGCCGCCGACCTCGCGGGCAAGCGCATCGCCACCGAGCTGCAAGGCCTGACGCAGCGCTATTTTGACCGCGAAGGCGTTAAGGTTGACGTATTCTATTCCTGGGGCGCGACCGAAGCCAAGGTGGTGGAAGGCCTGGCTGACGGCATTGTGGAAGTGACCGAAACCGGCACCACCATCCGCGCTCACGGGCTGCGCATTATTGACGAGGTCATGGTTTCCTACCCTGTGCTTATTGCCAATAAGAAAGCCTGGGAAGATCCCGCCAAGCGCGCCAAAATCGAACAGCTCGACCTGCTGCTCCAGGGTGCGCTCAAGGCAGAAAATCTGGTGGCCCTCAAGATGAACGCGCCAGCGAATAATCTGGCCGCCATCCTTGAAATGCTGCCCTCGCTCAATTCGCCCACGGTTTCGCCCCTGCGCGACACCCACTGGCTCTCGGTGGAATCCGTGGTGCAGATTGATGTGGTGCGCGATCTGATTCCCCGCCTGCGCCTCGCTGGCGCGGAAGGTATCATTGAATACGCGCTGAACAAGGTCATTTAG
- the hisI gene encoding phosphoribosyl-AMP cyclohydrolase has translation MSATPEGSAALEGNPGFQPDFSKGLLPAIAQDCDSGEVLMLAYMNEDAWRKTLETGEAHYWSRSRKELWHKGGTSGNVQKVRSLRLDCDNDTILLLIEQIGGAACHTGRRSCFYRELKQGSVRECSPQVFDPKKVYGR, from the coding sequence ATGTCCGCTACCCCTGAAGGCAGCGCGGCTCTGGAAGGCAACCCCGGCTTTCAGCCCGATTTCAGCAAGGGGCTTTTGCCCGCCATCGCCCAGGATTGCGACAGCGGCGAAGTGCTCATGCTGGCCTATATGAACGAAGACGCATGGCGTAAAACCCTTGAAACCGGCGAGGCCCATTACTGGAGCCGCAGCCGCAAGGAGCTTTGGCACAAGGGCGGCACATCGGGCAATGTACAAAAAGTGCGTTCCCTGCGGCTTGATTGTGACAATGACACAATATTGCTGCTTATTGAGCAGATCGGCGGGGCCGCCTGTCATACAGGACGGCGCTCCTGCTTTTACAGGGAATTGAAGCAAGGTTCGGTGCGGGAATGCTCCCCGCAGGTTTTTGACCCCAAAAAAGTCTACGGTCGATAG
- a CDS encoding DEAD/DEAH box helicase, whose translation MADYDSTVNDCADSASDAVLHGISISEPDDALPRVTLDELPETVSAACRRAGWQSLMPVQSLALPYLLAGRDIMVQSRTGSGKTGCYLLPMLPHISADLKAPQALVLAPTRELAVQVEREAAVIFAETGIRTAAVYGGVGYKKQMDALRDGAQVIVGTPGRVLDHLLRRTMELRDLRVLVFDEADRMLSIGFYPDMKEIQSYLPQKRIHTCLFSATYPPHVLKLAREFMAEPAMLSLSQKEVHVAEVQHLFCEVKPMDKDRALVRLLETENPASAIIFCNTKSNVHYVTGVLQGFGYSADELSADLSQSRREAVLEKIRAGKLQYLVATDVAARGIDIAQLSHVFLYEPPEDHESYIHRAGRTGRAGAAGTVISLVDVMQRMELDRIAKHYKIGIIPLPLPSDEDVARVAGARLTAILEGRFRNLTGLERMRVGRYAQLARDLATQSDEEDNVLLLAMLLDACHQESLCETRFPDGRPRASEGQQRPSRQPQQGRSRGARPKPSGGRSADAVEARPAAPEGQSGESAPDSGSDSGADDGKSSHSGKRRRRSSRRRGGNATEGTAGQSADGQGQGSSQEGEG comes from the coding sequence ATGGCCGATTACGATTCCACTGTGAATGATTGTGCGGATTCCGCTTCTGATGCCGTGCTGCACGGCATTTCCATCAGCGAACCCGATGATGCCCTGCCCAGGGTGACTCTTGACGAATTGCCCGAAACCGTGAGTGCGGCCTGCCGCCGGGCCGGCTGGCAAAGCCTTATGCCCGTGCAGTCGCTGGCCTTGCCCTATCTGCTGGCCGGGCGCGACATCATGGTGCAGTCCCGCACTGGCAGCGGCAAGACGGGCTGCTACCTCTTGCCCATGCTTCCCCATATTTCTGCCGACCTCAAGGCCCCGCAGGCCCTGGTGCTGGCCCCCACGCGCGAACTCGCCGTTCAGGTTGAGCGCGAAGCTGCTGTAATTTTTGCAGAAACTGGTATCCGCACTGCCGCTGTTTATGGTGGCGTGGGCTATAAAAAGCAGATGGATGCCCTGCGCGACGGCGCGCAGGTTATTGTGGGCACGCCTGGTCGCGTTCTTGACCATTTGCTGCGCCGCACCATGGAACTGCGCGACCTGCGCGTTCTGGTTTTTGACGAGGCCGATCGCATGCTTTCCATCGGGTTTTATCCCGACATGAAGGAAATTCAGAGCTATCTGCCGCAAAAGCGCATCCATACCTGCCTGTTCTCCGCCACGTATCCGCCCCATGTGCTCAAGCTGGCGCGTGAATTCATGGCGGAACCGGCCATGCTTTCCCTCTCGCAAAAAGAAGTGCACGTGGCCGAAGTGCAGCACCTCTTTTGCGAGGTGAAGCCCATGGATAAAGACCGCGCGCTCGTGCGCCTGCTGGAAACGGAAAACCCCGCCTCGGCCATTATTTTTTGCAATACCAAGTCCAACGTTCATTATGTGACGGGCGTTTTGCAGGGCTTTGGCTACAGCGCCGACGAGCTCTCCGCTGATCTTTCGCAGTCGCGCCGCGAGGCCGTGCTTGAAAAAATCCGGGCGGGCAAGCTGCAATATCTTGTGGCTACAGATGTTGCGGCGCGCGGCATTGATATTGCGCAGCTCTCGCACGTTTTTCTTTATGAGCCGCCGGAAGATCACGAAAGCTACATCCATCGCGCAGGCCGCACAGGCCGTGCGGGTGCAGCCGGTACGGTCATCTCGCTGGTGGACGTGATGCAGCGCATGGAGCTTGACCGTATCGCCAAGCACTACAAGATCGGCATAATCCCCCTGCCTCTGCCTTCTGACGAAGACGTGGCCCGGGTAGCCGGGGCCAGACTGACCGCCATTCTTGAAGGGCGGTTCCGCAATCTGACCGGGCTTGAACGCATGCGCGTTGGGCGCTATGCCCAGCTTGCGCGCGATCTGGCCACGCAGAGCGATGAAGAAGACAACGTGCTGCTTCTGGCCATGCTGCTGGATGCCTGCCATCAGGAAAGCCTGTGCGAAACACGCTTTCCCGATGGACGGCCCCGCGCCTCCGAAGGCCAGCAACGTCCGTCGCGCCAGCCCCAGCAGGGGCGTTCCCGTGGTGCCCGGCCAAAGCCGTCCGGTGGCCGCAGTGCGGACGCCGTGGAAGCCAGGCCCGCTGCCCCTGAAGGGCAGAGCGGCGAATCAGCCCCGGATTCCGGTTCTGATTCTGGCGCTGACGATGGCAAATCTTCGCATTCCGGCAAACGCCGCCGCCGTTCCTCGCGACGCCGTGGCGGCAATGCAACCGAGGGTACTGCAGGGCAATCTGCCGATGGGCAGGGCCAGGGTTCGTCCCAAGAGGGCGAGGGCTAG
- a CDS encoding bifunctional riboflavin kinase/FAD synthetase, whose amino-acid sequence MKIVHSVDALGTLAGSAVTIGNFDGVHLGHQALIRRTLQVAAQEGLTPVVMTFWPHPRQVLFPERGHMPLTTREDRFALLEALGVPFVLELPFTRELASLDAGTFVQTILEPMHLRRLVVGYDFTLGRNRGGQVTVLRELGALTGFTVEQLEPVLVEGMVVSSTSLRGLIGQGDVARAARLLGRFHGFSGEVIHGDGRGAGLGFPTANQRKPEVVLPVEGVYATRATLEGHSWPAVTCVGRKPTFGDNELGVETFLLEDGKNLYGQMMRLEFVGRVRGEERFASVDALKQRIAQDVKDARSLLAQAAF is encoded by the coding sequence ATGAAAATCGTCCATTCAGTTGACGCGCTGGGCACCCTCGCGGGTTCAGCCGTCACCATCGGTAATTTCGACGGCGTCCATCTTGGGCATCAGGCTCTTATCCGCCGCACCCTTCAGGTTGCGGCGCAGGAAGGCCTGACCCCGGTGGTCATGACCTTCTGGCCGCATCCCCGCCAGGTGCTGTTTCCCGAGCGCGGGCACATGCCCCTCACCACGCGTGAAGACAGGTTCGCCCTGCTTGAAGCGCTGGGTGTTCCCTTTGTGCTTGAGCTGCCCTTTACGCGCGAGCTGGCCTCGCTGGATGCCGGAACATTCGTGCAGACCATACTTGAACCCATGCATCTGCGCCGCCTTGTGGTGGGCTACGATTTTACGCTGGGCCGCAACCGTGGGGGGCAGGTCACCGTGCTGCGCGAGCTTGGCGCACTGACAGGCTTCACCGTTGAGCAGCTTGAACCTGTGCTGGTAGAAGGCATGGTGGTCAGCTCCACATCTCTGCGCGGGCTTATCGGCCAGGGTGATGTGGCGAGGGCCGCGCGCCTGCTTGGGCGCTTCCACGGTTTCAGCGGCGAAGTAATACACGGCGATGGGCGCGGGGCTGGTCTGGGCTTTCCCACCGCCAACCAGCGCAAGCCCGAAGTGGTGCTTCCTGTGGAAGGCGTGTATGCCACCCGCGCAACTCTGGAGGGCCACAGCTGGCCCGCAGTGACCTGTGTGGGTCGCAAACCTACCTTTGGCGACAACGAGCTTGGCGTTGAAACTTTTTTGCTGGAAGACGGCAAAAACCTTTATGGTCAAATGATGCGCCTGGAGTTTGTGGGTCGTGTGCGTGGTGAAGAACGCTTTGCCTCGGTGGATGCTCTCAAACAGCGCATTGCCCAGGATGTGAAGGACGCCCGCTCCCTGCTTGCACAGGCTGCTTTTTAG
- a CDS encoding histidinol-phosphatase codes for MICADIHNHTVASHGLATVAEMFAAAQARKLVWYGFSEHSPLPPGYSCPLYKGDLTVTFPAYAEEVLALREQTSSQKSGAQAQPRVLLGMELDWLPVNTPWMRDMVSRYAFDYIIGGLHFVDDVPVGSPRSWGPEVERQERFARYNAYYDAMRWLAASGMVDVVAHPDFIKVCCFDDFQAWLAQPGSTDRIAAVLEAMRATDTAMEVSSAGLRKPFHEPYPGPTIMRLAADLGLRISFGSDAHNMEDTGSHFTELAAYAASFGFTRSRICVARESRELTF; via the coding sequence ATGATATGCGCCGACATTCATAACCATACCGTTGCCTCGCACGGCCTTGCCACAGTGGCCGAAATGTTTGCTGCCGCACAGGCGCGCAAGCTGGTCTGGTACGGTTTTTCAGAGCATTCGCCCTTGCCGCCCGGTTATTCCTGCCCTTTGTACAAGGGCGACCTCACCGTGACCTTCCCTGCCTATGCCGAAGAAGTACTGGCCTTGAGGGAGCAGACCTCCAGCCAAAAATCCGGCGCGCAGGCCCAACCGCGCGTACTGCTGGGCATGGAGCTTGACTGGCTGCCGGTCAACACCCCGTGGATGCGCGATATGGTCAGCCGCTACGCCTTTGACTACATCATCGGCGGGCTGCACTTTGTGGACGACGTGCCAGTGGGTTCTCCCCGCAGTTGGGGGCCGGAAGTGGAGCGCCAAGAGCGCTTTGCGCGTTACAATGCCTATTATGATGCCATGCGGTGGCTGGCTGCCAGCGGGATGGTGGATGTGGTGGCCCATCCGGATTTCATCAAGGTGTGCTGCTTTGATGATTTTCAGGCATGGCTTGCCCAGCCGGGCAGCACAGACCGCATAGCAGCCGTGCTTGAAGCCATGCGCGCCACAGATACAGCCATGGAAGTTTCTTCGGCTGGCTTGCGCAAGCCCTTTCACGAACCCTATCCCGGCCCGACCATCATGCGCTTGGCGGCGGATCTGGGCCTGCGCATCAGCTTTGGTTCAGACGCGCACAATATGGAAGATACTGGCTCGCATTTTACGGAACTGGCGGCCTATGCCGCGTCCTTTGGTTTTACGCGCAGCCGCATCTGCGTGGCCCGCGAGAGCAGGGAACTGACGTTCTAG
- a CDS encoding nitroreductase family protein, which produces MIRTVRRSLSLLLSLAALALIPAAPTAVNAADSTARMELPAPNKTGGMPLMQALAQRRSIKTGFSGAALSPQQLSDLLWATWGVNRDGGRRTAPTAMNRQDVRLYVALESGVWLYEPEHALVKVMDGDWRAQMGGGSLTLLYAIPQGNEWGGAHVGSLYQNAGLFCASAGLGNFVHVSGLHALDGKLPLPEGWKVFIIQTVGLLK; this is translated from the coding sequence ATGATCCGTACCGTCAGACGCTCACTTTCCCTATTGCTTTCATTGGCGGCTCTTGCCCTTATCCCCGCCGCGCCCACAGCTGTGAACGCCGCGGACAGCACCGCCCGCATGGAACTGCCCGCACCCAATAAAACCGGCGGCATGCCCCTGATGCAGGCCCTGGCCCAGCGTCGCTCCATCAAAACGGGCTTCAGCGGAGCAGCCCTTTCGCCCCAACAGTTGAGCGATCTGCTGTGGGCCACTTGGGGCGTCAACCGCGACGGCGGCCGCAGAACAGCCCCCACGGCCATGAACCGGCAGGATGTACGCCTGTACGTGGCCCTTGAAAGCGGCGTGTGGCTCTATGAGCCTGAGCACGCGCTCGTCAAGGTGATGGATGGCGACTGGCGCGCCCAGATGGGCGGAGGCTCGCTCACCCTGCTCTACGCCATACCGCAGGGCAACGAATGGGGCGGGGCGCATGTGGGCTCCCTGTATCAGAATGCCGGGCTGTTCTGTGCCTCCGCAGGGCTGGGCAACTTTGTACATGTGTCAGGCCTGCATGCGCTGGACGGCAAACTTCCCCTGCCTGAAGGTTGGAAGGTCTTTATCATCCAGACGGTGGGCCTGCTGAAGTAA
- the tsaB gene encoding tRNA (adenosine(37)-N6)-threonylcarbamoyltransferase complex dimerization subunit type 1 TsaB: protein MQNGTGLELILNAAEGVLQIIVTEDERLICVQEWHKADRATEILAPALAEICSSLGIKPADFRRIACVRGPGSFTGIRLVLTTAAALRRVGQARLAGLDYMQALATSAVLQHNLFYGTPVWVLTHARRNLVHCQPFMSYGPQIPALPTQAVDLCAPQEALRRVENAQGAPLPDGTDKHRRTHVCGSGLARNAEVFAALKGMRMVPVEEETDSPFAMPRLVCPDTASLCLLARHGDYFDADVEPLYVRPCDAVENLPQLAPRMGMTGEYAVAALDTMLERSPTSEI, encoded by the coding sequence ATGCAGAACGGCACCGGGCTTGAGCTTATCCTCAATGCCGCAGAGGGCGTGCTCCAGATCATTGTCACCGAAGATGAACGGCTGATCTGCGTGCAGGAATGGCACAAGGCCGACAGGGCTACGGAAATTCTGGCCCCGGCCCTTGCAGAGATTTGCAGCAGCCTTGGCATCAAGCCCGCCGACTTTCGGCGCATTGCCTGCGTGCGCGGGCCGGGTTCCTTTACGGGCATACGGCTGGTGCTGACCACCGCCGCAGCCCTGCGCCGCGTGGGGCAGGCCCGCTTGGCGGGGCTGGACTACATGCAGGCTCTGGCCACCAGCGCCGTGCTCCAGCACAACCTGTTTTACGGTACGCCTGTCTGGGTGCTCACCCACGCCCGCCGCAATCTTGTGCACTGCCAGCCCTTCATGTCGTATGGGCCGCAGATTCCGGCCCTGCCCACGCAGGCTGTTGATCTCTGCGCGCCGCAGGAGGCCTTGCGGCGTGTCGAGAACGCACAGGGAGCGCCCCTGCCGGATGGCACCGACAAACACCGTCGCACACATGTTTGCGGCAGCGGCCTTGCCCGCAATGCAGAGGTTTTTGCGGCTCTGAAAGGCATGCGTATGGTTCCCGTAGAAGAGGAAACCGACTCGCCATTCGCCATGCCCCGGCTGGTCTGCCCTGATACGGCTTCGCTGTGTCTGCTGGCCCGTCACGGCGATTATTTTGACGCAGATGTGGAGCCGCTCTATGTGCGCCCCTGCGATGCGGTTGAAAATCTCCCCCAACTGGCCCCGCGCATGGGCATGACCGGCGAATACGCGGTTGCCGCGCTCGACACCATGCTGGAACGTTCCCCTACAAGCGAAATCTGA
- the rseP gene encoding RIP metalloprotease RseP, whose product MLTTIIAVVVVLGGLIFFHELGHFAVARGLGMGVSTFSLGFGPKILKYRKGKTEYALSLVPLGGYVALVGESDPKDIPEGFTEKESFALRPAWQRLLVVAAGPAANILLAWLLCWTLALGWGTPVLLPQVGGVVQNGPADKAGIQPGDTIVSINGAAVANWQAMADAITQSNGKTLAVTLSRPDMAPQADDQTRADEAAQPEQGMIISVELTPERSTRKTIFGEEESAWLIGIRNSGAVRLVQHGFADAAIAGAGQTADMVSLTWQSFVKLAERVVPLDQVGGPIMIMQMVGKQAHEGLAGLLALAALISINLGILNLLPIPVLDGGQIVFCLWEIIFRRPLNARLQDYAMRAGIALLVALMLLATYNDLWRILKNTGWFGSGS is encoded by the coding sequence GTGCTGACAACAATTATTGCAGTAGTGGTCGTTCTTGGCGGCCTGATCTTTTTCCACGAACTGGGACACTTTGCCGTGGCTCGTGGTCTTGGCATGGGCGTTTCCACGTTCTCGCTGGGCTTTGGCCCCAAGATTCTCAAATACCGCAAGGGCAAGACAGAATACGCCCTTTCGCTGGTGCCGCTCGGCGGTTATGTGGCCCTGGTGGGTGAAAGCGACCCCAAGGATATCCCCGAAGGCTTTACCGAAAAAGAAAGCTTTGCCCTGCGCCCCGCATGGCAGCGTCTGCTTGTGGTTGCCGCTGGCCCCGCCGCCAATATCCTTCTGGCGTGGCTGCTCTGTTGGACCCTGGCCCTTGGCTGGGGCACCCCCGTGCTGCTGCCGCAGGTTGGCGGCGTTGTGCAGAACGGCCCTGCGGACAAGGCGGGCATTCAGCCCGGCGACACCATTGTGAGCATCAACGGCGCTGCCGTTGCCAACTGGCAGGCCATGGCCGACGCCATTACGCAGAGCAACGGCAAAACACTTGCCGTCACGCTTTCGCGCCCCGATATGGCCCCCCAGGCTGATGATCAAACACGCGCCGATGAAGCCGCGCAGCCCGAGCAGGGCATGATCATCAGCGTGGAACTCACGCCTGAACGTTCCACGCGCAAGACAATCTTTGGCGAAGAAGAAAGCGCCTGGCTTATCGGCATCCGTAATTCCGGCGCAGTGCGGCTTGTGCAGCACGGTTTTGCCGATGCGGCCATTGCCGGAGCGGGCCAGACCGCAGACATGGTTTCACTTACGTGGCAGAGTTTTGTAAAACTGGCCGAGCGCGTGGTGCCTCTGGATCAGGTGGGCGGCCCCATCATGATCATGCAGATGGTGGGCAAGCAGGCCCACGAAGGCCTTGCCGGGCTGCTGGCGCTGGCAGCGCTCATCAGCATCAACCTTGGCATCCTGAATCTGCTGCCCATCCCCGTGCTGGATGGCGGGCAGATTGTGTTTTGCCTGTGGGAAATAATTTTCCGCCGTCCGCTCAACGCACGTTTGCAGGATTACGCCATGCGCGCGGGCATTGCCCTGCTGGTGGCTCTCATGCTGCTTGCCACCTATAACGACCTGTGGCGCATCCTCAAAAATACCGGATGGTTCGGGAGCGGCTCATAA